TCTCAAAGGTTGGCCCAAACAGCAAAACCTCACTCAGTGATTGACTCCGGGGTTCACTTGAGAAGCCCAAGAAGTGCTGATGCCGAACTCCCGACTATCGTAGTAGTCAAAGGATGGGAAAGAAATCTTTCTAACCTGCTTTTGACTTCTTTCTTTTCATCGTCGGTCGCTTCCGAAGCTTGGATACGTTCTATCAGAGTTTGAATGGAGCTGGAAATCGACTGGGAATTGTGGTCACCAATTTGAAAACCGGTTGAGCCCGAAATATTGATCGTCCGGGCGACGGAAAATTGAAGAGGGACGGGCGAGTCAATTCCCTTTGTCTCAACAGCGTTGATGCCGAATGCGGTCAATTCAATTTGGGCTCCCCTTGTGAGATACCCCCCCAATTGGGAAGGAACGCTATATTCCTCCCATCAAAGCATTCCCGCCTCTACAAGCTGTTTACAAATTCTGAAAAATTCATCATCAGGCGCTTCCTTTAGCACCGGAGAAATTCCGTCCTTCGGAGTGAAGGGTTTCCGCCGTTGCTCATAGAGGAATTCCAATACTATTGCCCTAGCTTCAGAATCTTTCATGCGGATTTTGGGAGAGGAAGGACGAGAGTTTTATGAAATGAGCAACCCTACTCATTTTGGCCCAGGCGTTACATCCGGGTAAGGCCCCAGAAACCTCTCGCCGTTGAAGTGGATCATGTGCTCCGGGTCTTCAGAGATCCAGACCTCGGATTCCCAAGCGATGCGCGAAACGAAGGACTGCATCGTGCGACGGTTCTCGAAGGCCGTGACAAATACCAACCCTGCTTTGCAGCCTGCAAACAAGTCCTTGAGTTCCTTGCGCCGCTTCCCATCAACCGGCCCGGCGCTTGTAACGGCTTCGATCAGCAGGAGCCAGTTCTTTGCTGTGTAGTGGACGATAACATCCGGGATCTTTGCGGCGGAATCCAAGGTAACTCCCAGCGCTACCAATCCGGCGCTTTCCAAGTGGACGAATTTGTTCTCGGTATCTCCGATGTAGATCACCACGCCACCGGGTGCAAAGATCGGGCAGAAATGTTCGATGACTGCCTTGATGAGTGGGTTCTGGCCGCCCGGAGAGAGCGCCACCTTCGAACCGTCGGGCAGGGTCACTGGAACACGAGCCAAGTTCCGCTTACGGACAATCTCGTGCTTGAGGCTTTCGCGGCTCGCCAAGTACTGCTGCAAGGCAGATTGCCAACCAGGGGTTCCAAACTTGCGAAGCAGAGCGAGGGCTGTCGGCTCAATTTGATACACTGTCCTCCCGCTATTGGTCGGGCGGTTGGGATCATCCGGATTGCGTAGCAACAGTCCTTCTTCAACGAAGAACTTTACGGCATCGTCACGGATGGTTTCGCGGGTGTTTGGAGCGTAGCGGACGCCGTAAGCTGTCGCGACAAAGCCAATGACCGGCGTAATGCCGCGAAGCGGAGCCTGCGCCTCGGCCCACGGAACGTCAGGCTGCAAATCCAGCAAGGCAAGAAGCGTGTAGGCTGCCGTTTCGTTCCGTTGCTTGGGAGCAAATTGCAACTCGGTGAGGACTTCGATGGCTTCCGCAAGCCGCCGCTTTCCGGCTCCTGCCTTTCGGTTGGGTTTATCGGTTGCCATGGAGATGCCGGGAGACGAGTTGGTCGATCTCGTCTTGGGAGAGGTCGAGGGCCTTCATTTCGCTTCCCATCGCTTCCAAAATGTGACGGTCAGGATAGGCAAGTGTCCGGATGTCGGTAGCATTCACTTGGGTATGTCCGCTAAAGCGGCGGAAATACTGGTCCACCATTGTGGAGTTCAGAAAGGCGAACAAACCCCGTGCCAAGCTCCGATCCAAGCCATGGCCGCTTGCATGGAAGTAATTCAGATGATTTTCAATGCCGATCCACTCGGCTTCCACCAGCTCGGGCTCGAAGAGACAGGCAACCACCCGACGACGCTC
This portion of the Luteolibacter luteus genome encodes:
- a CDS encoding BsuBI/PstI family type II restriction endonuclease; this encodes MATDKPNRKAGAGKRRLAEAIEVLTELQFAPKQRNETAAYTLLALLDLQPDVPWAEAQAPLRGITPVIGFVATAYGVRYAPNTRETIRDDAVKFFVEEGLLLRNPDDPNRPTNSGRTVYQIEPTALALLRKFGTPGWQSALQQYLASRESLKHEIVRKRNLARVPVTLPDGSKVALSPGGQNPLIKAVIEHFCPIFAPGGVVIYIGDTENKFVHLESAGLVALGVTLDSAAKIPDVIVHYTAKNWLLLIEAVTSAGPVDGKRRKELKDLFAGCKAGLVFVTAFENRRTMQSFVSRIAWESEVWISEDPEHMIHFNGERFLGPYPDVTPGPK